In the genome of Neisseria animaloris, one region contains:
- the atoD gene encoding acetate CoA-transferase subunit alpha: MATKRIKISEIQNHLSDGMSIMFGGFIGIGTPAKLVQAILDSGVKDLTLIGNDTALVDTGVGPLIANNRVKKVIASHIGTNPETGKKMIAGEMEVELVPQGTLAERIRTGGAGLGGFLTPTGIGTVVEEGKQKIEVNGIDYLLELPLKADLAIVQAKKADEEGNLVYELAAQNFNPLVALAAKTVIVEAEEVVSVGEISPDEVVTPAALVDYIVYPE; encoded by the coding sequence ATCACTTATCTGATGGTATGTCGATTATGTTCGGCGGATTCATAGGTATTGGTACTCCTGCCAAATTGGTTCAAGCAATTTTGGACTCAGGCGTTAAAGATTTGACATTAATTGGTAACGATACAGCTTTGGTTGATACCGGTGTGGGTCCATTGATTGCAAATAACCGAGTAAAAAAAGTTATTGCGTCCCACATAGGCACCAATCCTGAAACAGGTAAGAAAATGATTGCAGGGGAAATGGAAGTGGAATTGGTTCCGCAAGGAACTCTGGCTGAACGCATTCGTACGGGGGGGGCTGGTTTGGGTGGTTTCTTAACACCAACCGGTATTGGTACTGTTGTGGAGGAAGGAAAACAAAAGATTGAAGTGAATGGAATCGATTATCTGTTGGAACTTCCGCTTAAAGCAGATTTGGCAATCGTGCAAGCAAAAAAAGCCGACGAGGAAGGTAATCTCGTTTATGAATTGGCCGCACAGAATTTTAACCCGTTAGTTGCATTGGCTGCGAAAACAGTAATCGTCGAAGCAGAAGAAGTTGTAAGCGTTGGTGAAATTTCACCAGATGAAGTGGTTACTCCTGCTGCACTTGTTGACTACATTGTTTATCCGGAATAA
- a CDS encoding 3-oxoacid CoA-transferase subunit B, protein MNAKELIARRIAMELKNGDVVNLGIGLPTQVVNYLPDDVEITLQSENGFLGLAAFDPENANPNMVNAGGQPCGIKKGGCTFDSAFSFALIRGGHVDACVLGGLEVDQEGNLANWMVPGKMVPGMGGAMDLVTGARKVIIGMEHCSKSGSSKILKQCTLPLTARKKVHIIVTELAVFKFIDGKLVLTEHAPGVDLETIKANTDADFVVCDDFKEMCISRKGLES, encoded by the coding sequence ATGAATGCTAAAGAATTGATTGCCCGCAGAATTGCAATGGAATTGAAAAACGGTGATGTAGTGAACTTGGGTATCGGACTGCCGACGCAAGTTGTAAATTACTTACCGGATGATGTGGAAATTACTTTACAGTCCGAAAATGGTTTCTTAGGGTTAGCTGCTTTTGATCCAGAAAACGCAAATCCAAACATGGTAAATGCCGGCGGCCAACCTTGCGGTATTAAGAAAGGCGGTTGTACGTTTGACAGCGCATTTTCTTTTGCTCTGATCCGCGGCGGCCATGTGGATGCCTGCGTATTGGGTGGATTGGAAGTCGATCAGGAAGGTAATTTGGCTAACTGGATGGTGCCCGGCAAGATGGTGCCCGGTATGGGAGGTGCTATGGACTTGGTTACCGGTGCCCGCAAAGTAATTATCGGCATGGAACACTGTTCTAAATCCGGTAGCTCAAAAATCCTCAAACAATGCACCCTGCCACTTACTGCAAGAAAAAAAGTGCACATTATTGTTACTGAGTTGGCGGTATTCAAATTCATCGATGGCAAGTTGGTTCTCACCGAGCATGCACCGGGCGTAGACCTCGAAACTATTAAAGCCAATACCGACGCTGACTTTGTCGTTTGCGATGATTTTAAAGAAATGTGCATTAGTCGGAAAGGATTGGAATCATGA
- a CDS encoding TIGR00366 family protein, giving the protein MISKVSRVMTTLVSKYLPDPLIFAVLLSFVTFLCAWGLTDSTPVDLVNMWGDGFWNLLGFGMQMALIVVTGNALATSPLVKSFLGRTASIAQTPAQGVMLVTFMGAIASIINWGFGLVVGAMFAKEVARRIKGTDYALLIACAYIGFMTWGGGFSGSMPLLAATPGNPVAHLMITESNPQGIIPASSTLFSGYNLFIIGLLVLCLPFITRMMMPKEGEVRSIDPALLAPDPVFTKQLGPDATLAERMEESRLLAYAIGALGYSYLGMYFYKNGFNLTINNVNLIFLITGILLHGTPMAYMRAIVNATKSTSGILIQFPFYAGIQLMMEHSGLGGLITEFFINIATKDTFPVLTFFSSALINFAVPSGGGHWVIQGPFVIPAAQALGADLGKSTMAIAYGEQWMNMAQPFWALPALGIAGLGVRDVMGYCMTALIFTAPIFVIGLYFL; this is encoded by the coding sequence ATGATCAGCAAAGTCTCCCGCGTGATGACGACACTGGTCAGCAAATACTTGCCTGACCCGCTGATCTTTGCCGTCCTTCTCTCCTTTGTCACTTTTCTGTGTGCTTGGGGATTAACTGACAGTACCCCTGTTGATCTCGTCAATATGTGGGGTGATGGGTTCTGGAACCTACTCGGTTTCGGTATGCAAATGGCACTGATTGTGGTAACGGGCAATGCCCTTGCCACATCTCCGCTGGTTAAGTCGTTTTTGGGGCGTACGGCTTCAATAGCACAAACACCCGCACAAGGTGTCATGCTCGTTACCTTCATGGGAGCGATTGCCAGCATCATCAATTGGGGGTTTGGCCTGGTAGTAGGCGCGATGTTTGCCAAAGAAGTAGCAAGACGTATCAAGGGTACCGATTATGCTCTTCTGATTGCCTGTGCCTATATAGGTTTCATGACTTGGGGAGGCGGTTTTTCCGGTTCTATGCCGTTGCTGGCCGCCACTCCCGGTAATCCGGTTGCCCATCTCATGATTACGGAAAGTAATCCGCAAGGCATTATTCCGGCTTCCTCCACACTCTTTTCCGGCTACAACCTCTTCATTATCGGTTTGCTGGTTCTGTGTTTGCCTTTCATCACTCGCATGATGATGCCCAAAGAAGGTGAAGTAAGAAGTATAGACCCTGCATTGTTGGCTCCTGATCCGGTGTTTACCAAACAGCTTGGCCCTGATGCTACTTTAGCCGAGCGTATGGAAGAAAGCCGCCTGCTTGCTTATGCTATCGGTGCATTGGGATATAGCTACTTGGGGATGTATTTCTACAAAAACGGCTTCAATTTGACCATTAACAATGTCAACCTTATTTTTCTGATTACAGGAATATTGTTACACGGCACTCCGATGGCTTATATGCGTGCCATTGTTAATGCGACAAAAAGCACTTCGGGTATTCTCATTCAATTCCCTTTTTATGCCGGTATTCAGCTGATGATGGAGCATTCCGGTCTCGGTGGGTTGATTACTGAATTTTTCATCAACATTGCCACTAAAGATACTTTCCCGGTACTCACTTTCTTCAGTTCGGCTTTAATTAACTTTGCTGTCCCTTCTGGTGGTGGCCACTGGGTTATCCAAGGTCCGTTCGTTATTCCTGCTGCTCAAGCACTTGGTGCAGATCTTGGTAAATCAACCATGGCTATTGCTTACGGTGAGCAGTGGATGAATATGGCACAACCTTTCTGGGCACTGCCTGCTCTCGGTATCGCCGGTTTGGGTGTGCGTGATGTGATGGGTTATTGCATGACAGCATTGATCTTTACTGCTCCGATTTTTGTGATTGGTTTATATTTCTTGTGA